A single window of Nicotiana sylvestris chromosome 5, ASM39365v2, whole genome shotgun sequence DNA harbors:
- the LOC138868714 gene encoding uncharacterized protein: protein MANPGGQDMPLITLVMDRDISFQIVYQTRFTMISGIKHYLNNVCSIVFADILLQFFQERSIILLNSTFGAITVVPRTLDYIIQTNKGPLDSFWSLNPAFPVGDRTLFLTFSKGHSYGASTTLDHSLYARMVVRDVSTVDQIWSSCPIAKFRINGKHVWARKYERIDKHF, encoded by the exons ATGGCTAATCCTGGAGGCCAGGACATGCCATTGATTACTCTAGTAATGGATAGAGACATTTCATTCCAAATTGTGTATCAAACAAGGTTTACTATGATAAGTGGAATCAAACATTACTTGAATAATGTATGTTCCATCGTGTTCGCGGATATTTTACTCCAATTCTTTCAAGAGAGATCAATAATTCTCCTAAATTCAACATTTGGTGCTATAACAGTAGTTCCAAGAACCCTGGATTACATTATCCAGACTAATAAGGGGCCGTTGGATAGTTTTTGGTCCTTAAATCCTGCATTTCCAGTAGGCGATCGGACTTTGTTCTTGACATTCTCAAAAG GACATTCATATGGTGCATCGACTACATTGGATCATTCGTTGTATGCTCGAATGGTGGTTCGAGATGTTTCAACCGTTGATCAGATTTGGAGCAGCTGTCCTATTGCTAAGTTCAGAATTAATGGAAAACATGTTTGGGCTAGGAAATATGAACGTATAGATAAGCATTTTTAG